Proteins from one Sporomusaceae bacterium genomic window:
- a CDS encoding M48 family metallopeptidase — protein sequence MHDRWRKIAGLLVSLTLLACIAGWLPQAEAALIGTKDEIEIGRRVAMDLETKYGVANDPDLQARVARIGAKIAAASDRRDIDYSFKVLNNKEVNALALPGGFVYLFKGLVDYMPSDEELAGIIGHEVGHISKRHTVRQLEKSLGMSILFGVLFGERGVFLQNLAYNAIMAGYSREDEREADQLGFQHTVRAGYNPYSMLMGLQKLNDLPNKGSYGLFSTHPEPEARVARVQGYINDAKVHPAVTAKGATAQATDAGLTLPPLTATYRGNKPLYRAYLMAGALYLASRTADFNADRFILDSDGTYITIYYDDREIVGLAPQDASAAGMSLDDFARQYVDAIKAWAATAR from the coding sequence ATGCACGACAGATGGCGCAAAATCGCCGGACTGCTTGTATCGCTGACACTGCTCGCCTGCATCGCCGGCTGGCTGCCCCAGGCGGAAGCCGCCCTCATCGGCACGAAGGACGAGATCGAGATCGGCCGCCGCGTCGCCATGGATCTGGAGACGAAGTACGGTGTGGCAAACGACCCCGACCTGCAGGCGCGGGTGGCCCGCATCGGCGCCAAGATAGCGGCGGCGAGCGACCGCCGCGATATAGATTACTCTTTTAAGGTGCTCAATAATAAGGAAGTCAATGCTCTTGCCCTGCCTGGCGGCTTCGTGTATCTTTTCAAGGGCCTGGTCGATTATATGCCGTCCGATGAGGAGCTGGCCGGCATCATCGGTCACGAGGTGGGGCACATTTCGAAGCGCCACACCGTCCGCCAACTGGAGAAGAGCCTGGGGATGAGCATCCTTTTCGGTGTGCTGTTCGGCGAACGGGGCGTTTTTCTCCAGAACCTGGCTTATAACGCGATTATGGCCGGTTACAGCCGGGAGGACGAACGGGAGGCCGACCAGCTGGGCTTCCAGCATACGGTGAGGGCCGGTTATAACCCCTACAGTATGCTGATGGGGCTGCAGAAGCTGAACGATCTTCCCAATAAGGGCAGCTACGGGCTGTTTTCCACCCACCCCGAGCCCGAGGCCCGGGTCGCCCGCGTCCAGGGGTACATAAATGACGCCAAGGTCCATCCCGCCGTAACGGCGAAGGGCGCGACCGCCCAGGCGACCGACGCCGGGCTGACGCTGCCGCCGCTGACCGCGACTTACCGCGGCAACAAGCCGCTTTACCGGGCGTACCTGATGGCGGGCGCCCTCTACCTCGCCTCGCGGACGGCCGATTTCAACGCCGACCGCTTTATCCTCGACAGCGACGGGACGTACATAACGATTTATTACGACGACCGCGAGATTGTCGGTCTTGCCCCGCAGGACGCCAGCGCCGCCGGGATGTCGCTCGACGATTTTGCGAGGCAGTACGTGGATGCGATCAAGGCCTGGGCCGCTACGGCGAGGTAG
- a CDS encoding aldolase/citrate lyase family protein: MKQKLANGAVNGTMVLTNAPASVEMLGYAGFDYAIIDTEHGANDIAEVESMIRAAEVSGLTAIVRVTKNDPAYILRAMDVGARGVLVPQVNSAAEADRAVRAVKYCPRGDRGLAGIVRAARYGFQPLDKYIADSNENTLVVVQAEDIKALAALDEILAVDGVDGVFVGPADLSHSMAMPGRFDDPEFTRIVHAIVDRTVKRGKIAGMFCFDAAQAKYWRGLGVRMLCVATDTMMFAGAARAMARDLKGN, encoded by the coding sequence TTGAAACAAAAACTCGCCAACGGCGCGGTGAACGGCACGATGGTGCTGACGAACGCGCCGGCGAGCGTGGAAATGCTCGGCTATGCCGGCTTCGATTATGCGATTATCGATACCGAGCACGGCGCCAACGATATCGCCGAGGTGGAGTCGATGATCCGCGCCGCCGAGGTGAGCGGCCTTACGGCGATTGTGCGGGTGACAAAGAACGACCCGGCTTATATCCTGCGGGCTATGGATGTCGGCGCCCGCGGCGTTCTCGTGCCGCAGGTGAACAGCGCCGCGGAGGCCGACCGGGCCGTGCGGGCGGTGAAGTATTGCCCCCGCGGCGATCGCGGCCTTGCGGGGATTGTCCGCGCCGCCCGCTACGGGTTCCAGCCGCTTGATAAGTATATCGCCGATTCGAACGAGAATACGCTTGTCGTCGTGCAGGCCGAGGATATCAAGGCCCTTGCCGCTCTCGACGAGATCCTGGCTGTCGATGGCGTGGACGGCGTGTTTGTCGGCCCCGCCGACCTGTCGCATTCGATGGCGATGCCCGGACGCTTCGACGATCCCGAGTTCACCCGCATCGTCCACGCGATCGTCGACCGGACGGTGAAGCGCGGCAAGATTGCCGGCATGTTCTGCTTCGACGCCGCCCAGGCCAAGTATTGGCGGGGGCTTGGGGTGCGGATGCTGTGCGTCGCCACCGATACGATGATGTTCGCGGGGGCCGCCCGGGCGATGGCCCGCGATCTTAAAGGCAATTAA
- a CDS encoding DUF2225 domain-containing protein, with amino-acid sequence MADILYTVEKSCVMCDKKFTVTKVRNRLSMLKQDSDFCTYYKEANPNYYVIWVCPHCGYAAQDTYFEEPPVNMAAVKAFLKGRNVKVNFGGPRTRQDAVTTFKLAIFFADMAGTLPSRQASLYLKLAWLYREGGLPDEEKAMLDQARAHYEQAFLKERTPIGNMSQLTLEYLIGELLRRTGRLPEALNYLSKVVGNPQARNEKRVLELAREAWTLARDARKDQQAAAETEEPGT; translated from the coding sequence ATGGCTGATATTTTGTACACAGTGGAAAAAAGCTGCGTGATGTGCGACAAGAAGTTCACGGTCACGAAGGTGCGCAACCGCCTGTCGATGCTCAAGCAGGACAGCGATTTCTGCACATATTACAAAGAGGCCAACCCCAACTACTACGTGATCTGGGTCTGCCCCCACTGCGGCTACGCCGCTCAGGACACTTATTTCGAGGAGCCGCCGGTCAATATGGCGGCGGTGAAGGCTTTCCTGAAGGGCCGGAACGTGAAGGTGAATTTCGGCGGTCCAAGGACGCGCCAGGATGCCGTGACGACGTTCAAGCTGGCGATTTTCTTCGCCGATATGGCCGGTACTCTCCCCAGCCGGCAGGCGAGCCTGTACCTGAAGCTGGCCTGGCTGTACCGGGAGGGCGGGCTGCCTGATGAGGAGAAGGCGATGCTCGACCAGGCCCGCGCGCATTACGAACAGGCTTTCCTCAAGGAGCGGACGCCGATCGGCAATATGAGCCAGCTTACGCTGGAGTATCTGATCGGCGAGCTTTTGCGCCGCACCGGCCGCCTGCCGGAAGCGCTCAATTATCTCAGCAAGGTGGTCGGCAACCCGCAGGCCAGGAACGAGAAGCGGGTGCTGGAGCTGGCCCGCGAGGCGTGGACGCTGGCCCGCGACGCCCGCAAGGATCAACAGGCGGCGGCGGAGACCGAGGAGCCCGGTACTTAG